In Bos indicus x Bos taurus breed Angus x Brahman F1 hybrid chromosome 4, Bos_hybrid_MaternalHap_v2.0, whole genome shotgun sequence, the sequence CTTGTCCAGTCTGACCGGGAGAGGCCAGACACTTCCCTAAGCTGCCAAGCATCCCACTTAGGCTCCAGCCACATCAGGAGCTTTgcttccccctctcctcccccatccaagctagtggaggtgggtTTGCATGAGTGTGTTCCCTGGGCCTGGATACTGACATTTAAAGCCTgctgctaacccactccagtgttcttgcctggagaatcccagggatggaggagcctggtgggctgtgtctacggggtcgcacagagtcggacacgactgaagtgccttagcagcagcggcggcagcagctaATTGTgatgtgaagagaagaaaattcaCTTAAATCTGTTTTAAGGCTGACACTCTGCTAGATCATTATCTCATTAAACTCTCCAGAGAAATCAGAAATTTTTGGAGGAGCAATTTTTCACCTGTGGAAGTGACTGCCTTTGAGGGGCCGGCCCCCTGGGTCCTCCCTGGGGCTTGAGTTTTGAAACTCTTAGGTCCAAACGGCACCACAGAGGTGAGTGTTTGTGCTCTGTGTTCTGGACAAGACCAGTCCGGTCTCTTCCAGTCTGTGCACCTGGTCTGTTACTGGGCCACATGATTTTATGTATGGTTTCGTTGCGAttgctcctttctcagtttttgtttctGGAATAGCTGGCTGCTTGGTTTTTCTCAAGGCTGATCTGTATAGCCTCTGGTGCAGCAAGTGCTCTGGGCTTTGGGGGAATCCTTTAGCCTGAATAACTGGTGGCTGGCTGTGGCCAAGCCCAGGCAGAGCTGATCCCAGGGATGGACTGGGGCCAGCCAGGCAGTGCCCTGTCACACACAGGCAGCCCTTCTGGAGCCCCTCCACAGCAGACGACCAAAAATAAGGACCAAGGGGCAAAggtcatttatttggactttttggaacaacaaaaaaaaattgttttaagttacagaaaaacacaatCATTTATATTTTGGAAGTTTCACACTCTGGGAACAAGCCCTAGTGCCATGCCAGGTTTTGTGAGCAAAAGGCTTAAAACATCCCGGTCTGACTGGGCTGTGATCATCAGGACTTATCTTCTCGAGCAGGTCTGACTCTGTCCATCACATGAGTCTCGTTCTAGAACTTTTCGCCCTTATCTCTTTCAGTAGCAAATGTCTTGGCCCCTGAAGTCCTCTTCAACATAACCCTTCCCTCCCATctttgcttcctctgcctttctttgtAACTAGCTGCTCACCCTATCACCTCCCTTCGGTGTCTCAGACCGAAGCTTCAAACAAAAcagcctcctccctccaggcAATTCACTTCCCTCACTGCCTGCAAAATTGGCCTCGGAACTCCTCTCTTCCAGCAAACactcctgccctccctgccctaCTTTGTTCACATCTCCAGAGACTACCACCTGGCTCAAGGGGCACTCTGGAGGTCAGAGGACCAGGATTCTAGACTTGGTCCTGCCCCCTGTCTGCTGTTATGGTCTTAGgtattttcttcttattaaatTCTTAGCTATCCCGCTTCAAAGGGATGTGGCATCACAGTAATAGATGCTGACGTGCCCTGAAAAGTAAAACTGCTACCAAGTGCAAGCACAGTTAGCCTGTAGGCCCCTGGGCACTGCCCTCCACAGCTCAGCATTTCCCACCTGCTGAGGACTGCACTGTCTCAGCTGCTCAGTTGCCATGGTGAAACGGCAGCCTTTGCATGCTGGTGAGTGGGATTCTACCATCTGGAATGCAaggtccctgagggcagggcttgcattttaatatttatttggtgaGCTTCTCAGCCCATAGCACCAGTTGGGGCTGAGCACAAGTAGGTGCTCAGTCTTAAAATTGGTTGCTTAGATTCCAATTTCCTTGGACAGATCCACCTCCTGTTGTGTGACGGCTGCATCACAATGGCAGGTTGGTGGGAAACCCAAGCCTCCTCTTTTGTTCTACTGCACATGACCACTAGTGAGAAGGAGGCTCCTGGGGGCTGGTCCTGGGGTCTTGGGCCTCAACTGACCCATTGCTGACCCAGGTCGAGGGACCATCCACTGAAGTCCACACTGGAATACTTCCCTCTCCCACTGGAATGAAAATCCTTCCCAAATGGATGGGAAACATGGCCTTGCTTTGGGTGAGCATGcaaatcccaaagaaggtcaCGACCATGTTATCAACACAGTGTGGGGTCAACCCAGACCATTCATACCAAGGACCCCTGCTCTGGGGGTCACCATCTCCAGTGTGGGGTCCTCACTTCCTGATGAGCAAGACCACTCTCTAACAGTCAGAGAAGGCCAGAGCTCACCACTACCCCGACGGTCTTCAGCTTCAGTGCCCCCACCACTCCATCCATGGATGGTTGGCCAACCCCCACAATCCCCCTGAAGGAGTCATCTCCTCTTCATGAAAACCACAAAGATGAGAAGATGACCTCACCCCATCCAAAGAGTCCATCACACAAATGTTATTCAGAAAACACATTCTGGATCTCCCCCGCTCCCATCAACACATCTCCCACCTCCGGGTTATACCCAGTGATATATTACACTTGACAAAAttcatcttcttctttttaaaacaacttgGTCCTTCGAGATCCATTCAGAGCAATGCCATTGCAAACACTGTAATTTAAAGTCAGTCACAGTAGAAACAAAGCCAGTCCCTGGAGAACAAACTTGAGAGGCCTCAAGTCACTCAAAATGGGTTTGCCTCAGTGAGGCCTGTCGATGGGCACCCCAGGAGCGTTCCTCACCCCAGCTGACCCCAAAGAGCCTGGAAAAGCTGGTGTTTTGCTTCAAATTCATTCAGaataaaatgcataataaataaataaatgcttccaTCGTATGTTGTGTGGGAATATCCAGCTGTATGTGCTGTAGCCTTCATGATGCTCCCTGGATTCTCAGAGGGAATCTTGCTTGATGGTCCAAAGGCTCTGAAATCACCCCAGGTCACGCTGAAGCATGCAGTGAGAGGGAGCTGGAACAGGGAGGAAGACTGCTGTGAAAATCCCAGCTCCGGTCTAGTGTTTGCTGGATGGGCCCCCCTTCCCGGTGGGCGTGGAATCTGTATTTATATCTTTGGTTTCCTGCCTCGCAGTTTTCTGCCTTTGGAAGAGCAGCTGAGAGGAGTGAGAGAGAAATGGCCCGCTGGCCTGCATAAAGGATGCCCACATAGGCTCTCTTCTCCTGTGGACAGCCAGAAGCTCAGGTTTCTTCCCTGGACTTTGGGAAGAGAGGCCTTCAAGGCTTCAGCACCCGGGACTGAGGTCCAGCTGCCGCAACATGTCCTGTAGTGACCCCTGCAGCCGGCTCAGGGCCACCACCTCGGTGGAGTAGAGGGAAGCTTCCAGGACAACGCCCAAGCTCTCCAAGCTCTCCAGGGCCCTGACCTGCGGCAAGGGGCAGCTCTTGGAGGCGGCCAGCAGGTGGAGAAGGTCCCGGAGGTTCTCCAGGTCATTGGATATTTGGACCACATTTCTGGAAGGCAGACTGGTGAGGATCTGTTGGTAGATCGCCAATGTCTGGTCCATCTTGGACAAACTCAGGAGAGGGTGGAGCCCAGGGATGAAGTCCAAACCAGTGACCCTCTGTTTGGAGGAGACGGACTGCTatgcaggaggaaggggagagcaaGAGCTCAGTGGGAGAGAGGGCAGCTCCTCAGAGCTCCCCTGACTCCGCCTTTCCCTAGAGCGTAGAGGTGCTTCCTCCCCCGCTTCCACACCATCCTCCCTGGGCCCTTACTTCTTGTGCCCACGTGACCACCATGTTTCCAAGCTGGTCTCCTGGGCTCCTATCTTTCTGCCCTTCCCAAACCACCCTGCCCTTTGCCTCCAGACCAGCCTTTGCAGGCTGTTCCCTTTTCCAAATGACTCTGCTATAGAACCAGCCATGACTCCCTATTTCCTGCTTGAGTTTCTTCCCCAGGCATTGAGGTCTTCCGTACATTCCCCGTCCCCAACTCTTCCACCCCAAGCAGACTCCTCCCTCACAGTCAGATTCTCCAGGAAGTCTCACCCCCTAAGGGATTCAGGCCATTACCCCAGCGATGCCCCAGCTCACTGCTCTGCTCAAGTAACCCTGGTTACCAGGAGGggctctcccctcccccgccacccaCAGCAATCAATCCCGGCACCACACAGGTTGGGGCACTCTGGGTCTATTGTGTACAGCTTGCTGAATGACTGTTTTGAAAGCAATGAATttaagggcttttctctaggaaATGCAGACACTGTCTATTTCTGATCTGTCCCCGCTTCTGGCTACCTAACTGCTCTCTGGCTT encodes:
- the LEP gene encoding leptin translates to MRCGPLYRFLWLWPYLSYVEAVPIRKVQDDTKTLIKTIVTRINDISHTQSVSSKQRVTGLDFIPGLHPLLSLSKMDQTLAIYQQILTSLPSRNVVQISNDLENLRDLLHLLAASKSCPLPQVRALESLESLGVVLEASLYSTEVVALSRLQGSLQDMLRQLDLSPGC